The following coding sequences are from one Cercospora beticola chromosome 4, complete sequence window:
- a CDS encoding uncharacterized protein (MEROPS:MER0033198) codes for MKSSTSLASLLALGSSHLASALSSTVSLDYATYAGSALSNGITQWLGVRYAAPPVGSLRFSEPQDPIDQTSNGTISATEHGKLCLPTGDLDDNDFTFPNGNYSEDCLFLDVFAPSNATKDSKLPVFFFISGGGFNGLSNAKYNGSGIIQAAEYDAVVVLFNYRVGPYGFLASKEIVEGDAGINNGLKDQRKALQWVQKYISHFGGNPEHVVIGGASAGAQSVSLQVTAYGGRDDGLFVGTAAESQSFPPVRTIEESQFAYDNLVIRTNCTAQWNDTLSCLRSLSAEELQKVNYNTPYPGAQEAALYMYGPTLDFDFIADYTTRAYVKGKFVRVPAIYGDDTNEGTSFAPKNTTSYGQTSTFLQNNFPELTIKQLGKINELYPVEDTPSFNGSGRYWRQAADAYGELRYNCPGILVSASLERYNVPSWNYHWNVVDPVAEAAGEGVKHTVEVHAIFGPENTRGGAPDSYRIGGVNEGVTAVIQGYWTSFIRTLDPNNKRVAGTPKWEEWTGTALNGQDGKRLRFERNLNATEMECPPAIQQERCAYFSSIGLSVKQ; via the coding sequence ATGAAGTCTTCCACTTCGTTGGCGAGTCTGCTTGCGCTCGGCAGTAGTCATCTGGCTTCAGCCCTCTCATCTACTGTCTCCCTCGACTACGCAACATATGCTGGGTCCGCGCTTTCTAATGGTATAACCCAATGGCTCGGTGTACGCTATGCCGCTCCTCCCGTTGGATCACTCCGCTTCTCAGAGCCGCAAGATCCTATCGATCAGACCTCCAATGGCACCATCTCCGCGACCGAACACGGAAAGCTATGTCTACCGACAGGAGATCTTGACGATAATGATTTCACATTTCCCAATGGCAACTACTCCGAAGACTGCCTCTTCCTCGACGTTTTCGCGCCGAGCAACGCCACCAAGGACAGCAAACTAcccgtcttcttcttcatctctggCGGAGGTTTCAACGGCCTATCGAATGCGAAATACAATGGGTCTGGAATTATCCAAGCAGCAGAGTACGATGCTGTCGTCGTACTCTTCAACTACCGTGTCGGACCTTATGGCTTTCTTGCATCTAAGGAAATAGTTGAAGGAGATGCTGGCATCAACAACGGCCTCAAAGATCAACGGAAAGCTTTGCAGTGGGTACAGAAATACATTTCCCACTTTGGCGGAAATCCCGAACATGTGGTTATCGGAGGCGCGAGTGCAGGAGCACAAAGCGTGAGTCTGCAGGTCACAGCGTATGGTGGAAGAGACGATGGACTATTTGTTGGCACTGCGGCCGAGAGCCAAAGTTTCCCTCCTGTGCGAACAATTGAAGAGAGCCAATTCGCCTACGACAACCTGGTTATCCGGACCAACTGCACTGCTCAATGGAACGATACACTGAGCTGCTTGCGAAGCCTCTCGGCAGAGGAATTGCAAAAGGTCAATTACAATACACCTTACCCTGGAGCGCAGGAAGCAGCATTATACATGTATGGCCCTACTTTGGATTTCGATTTCATCGCCGATTATACCACACGCGCGTATGTCAAAGGAAAATTCGTCCGGGTCCCGGCAATCTACGGAGATGATACGAATGAAGGGACGAGCTTCGCTCCCAAGAACACGACATCGTATGGCCAGACTTCGACATTCCTGCAAAACAACTTCCCCGAACTCACTATCAAGCAACTTGGGAAAATCAACGAATTGTACCCTGTCGAAGACACTCCTTCCTTCAATGGCAGCGGGAGATACTGGAGACAAGCTGCGGACGCCTATGGTGAGCTAAGATACAACTGCCCTGGAATCTTGGTGTCAGCTTCATTGGAGAGATACAACGTCCCTTCATGGAACTACCACTGGAACGTCGTTGATCCAGTGGCGGAGGCCGCAGGTGAAGGCGTGAAGCACACAGTCGAAGTTCACGCGATTTTTGGCCCGGAGAACACACGTGGCGGAGCACCAGACAGCTATCGCATTGGAGGCGTGAACGAGGGTGTGACTGCGGTGATCCAGGGCTACTGGACGAGTTTCATCAGGACGTTGGATCCTAATAACAAGAGAGTTGCTGGGACACCGAAGTGGGAGGAGTGGACTGGGACTGCGCTCAATGGGCAGGACGGAAAGAGATTGAGGTTTGAGAGGAATTTGAATGCGACGGAGATGGAGTGTCCGCCTGCGATCCAGCAGGAGAGGTGTGCGTATTTCAGCTCAATTGGGTTGAGTGTGAAGCAGTAG
- a CDS encoding uncharacterized protein (BUSCO:EOG09263OXI): protein MSSFLSSAENKAERTLAPLLPIPAFGDLSKAANDLINKDFYHTSQATLDVKLKAPSGTNVTIKGKQGFDGATAGSIEGKHTLKPQGVTITQAWSTASLLDSKVELADVVAPGVKVDLQNLWNPSKEGSAAQKINAAFKNPNVHARTFVNYGTAKGNIDAIVDVVAGSDGFLVGGEAGYDVQKAAVTRYSLGLGYQTPSYVASIVGSQNLTLIAASYYQKVNSAVEVGAKAGYDVQAQKASGLELASKYKLDPLSFAKAKINDRGIAALAYSTKLNAGTTLGLGLSLDTKSLNEAGHKVGTSLTFEG from the exons ATGAGCAgcttcctctcctccgcaGAGAACAAGGCCGAGCGAACGCTCGCGCCGCTTCTGCCAATCCCAGCTTTCGGTGACCTCAGCAAGGCCGCCAACGAC CTCATCAACAAGGACTTCTACCACACCAGCCAAG CCACTCTCGATGTGAAGCTCAAGGCCCCAAGTGGTACTAACGTTACCATTAAGGGCAAGCAGGGCTTCGACGGCGCCACTGCTGGCTCC ATCGAGGGCAAGCACACTCTCAAGCCTCAGG GTGTCACCATCACTCAGGCATGGTCGACCGCGTCTCTTCTCGACAGCAAGGTTGAGCTCGCCGATGTTGTCGCTCCAGGCGTCAAGGTTGATCTTCAGAACCTCTGGAACCCATCCAAGGAGGGCTCTGCCGCGCAAAAGATCAACGCCGCTTTCAAGAACCCCAACGTCCACGCCCGCACATTCGTCAACTACGGCACCGCCAAGGGCAacatcgatgccatcgtcGACGTTGTCGCCGGCTCTGACGGTTTCCTCGTCGGTGGTGAGGCTGGCTACGATGTGCAAAAGGCTGCTGTCACCCGCTACTCTCTCGGTCTCGGCTACCAGACCCCAAGCTACGTCGCCAGCATTGTCGGCTCCCAGAACCTGACTCTCATCGCCGCAAGCTACTACCAGAAGGTCAACTCCGCCGTCGAGGTTGGTGCCAAGGCTGGCTACGATGTGCAGGCACAAAAGGCCAGCGGTCTTGAGCTTGCTTCCAAGTACAAGCTTGACCCTCTCTCTTTCGCCAAG GCCAAGATCAACGACCGTGGTATCGCCGCTCTTGCCTACAGCACCAAGCTCAACGCTGGCACCACTCTCGGCCTCGGTCTTTCCCTCGACACCAAGTCCCTCAACGAGGCTGGCCACAAGGTCGGAACCTCGCTCACCTTTGAAGGTTAA